Proteins encoded by one window of Panicum virgatum strain AP13 chromosome 7N, P.virgatum_v5, whole genome shotgun sequence:
- the LOC120680922 gene encoding uncharacterized protein K02A2.6-like, translated as MIPPSWLFVVSGVDILGPFPKAVGGYQFLYVTIDKFAKWPEVTPMVNITKGTAVAFLKSIVCRFGVPNCIIADNGTQFKSRLFQGYCKDNGIQLCFASVAHPRSNGQVERANAEILRGLKTRTYNYLKKHGVKWVEELTSVL; from the coding sequence atgatcccacCCTCGTGGCTATTCGTCGTGTCGGGTGTGGACATCCTGGGACCATTTCCCAaggctgtcggcgggtaccaGTTCCTCTATGTCACCATCGACAAGTTCGCAAAGTGGCCAGAGGTTACCCCtatggtgaacatcaccaaggGGACTGCAGTAGCATTCCTCAAATCCATTGTATGCCGCTTCGGAGTCCCAAACTGCATCATTGCGGATAACGGGACCCAGTTCAAAAGCCGGCTCTTCCAGGGGTACTGCAAGGACaatggcatccagctatgctttgcatcCGTAGCACATCCCCGGAGCAATGGTcaagttgagagagcgaatgcagagatcctcagagGGCTCAAAACTCGCACCTACAACTACTTAAAGAAGCATGGTGTGAAATGGGTCGAGGAGCTTACGAGCGTGCTATAG